Within Vicia villosa cultivar HV-30 ecotype Madison, WI linkage group LG1, Vvil1.0, whole genome shotgun sequence, the genomic segment ATGAGAGGATTCAAACCCTACTCTCACATTTGTCAAGCTTCATTAAGAGAATTCTTCACAAAAACACTCGATAGAATATGCCCAAATCTAGTGAGAGAATTTTACACAAAATTACACATTATAGGAAAAACCCTAATATCATCCGTAAAAAAATGTGAAAACAGCAATTCACAAAGAACgctttagaaaaatctttgagTTATCTTTCTTAGGAGAGTCTTACAAAATAAAGAAACCCATCGGACTTAAAAACTTCAAATGAAGCGTAGCCCTAAACTCCCTAGTAAAAAATCCCATGGAAGAGAGAAATGACACGTACGTTCCACCGATTCAGGAGTTGAAACGTGATGACACCAGATCGAAAAACATGATGTCAAACTCGAGTATCGTTCACCCTCGTTTGATAGCAAGGAAAAGATACAATTCACCAACTTCGAactaaagaaatatttttgaattttcaccGAGATTTATGAAAAGGCATTAGGGTGAAAAAAGAAATTCCTCCAAAAACATTGTTTGGTGACTAAATCTCAAAAACCCTACTAAATGCAAATATTACAattcttttctttcaaaaacaTGGGCTTCACTTCGATAAATTTGGTTATGCGTCCTTGATTAATGGGTTGTGTAAAATGGGGGAAACAAGAGCTGGGATGCAAATGTTGGGAAAAATTGAAGGGAAATTGGTGAGGCTTGATGAGGTAATGTATAACACAGTTATTGATAGTTTATGTAAAGATAAATGTGTTAACGATGCCTATGAGTTATATTTTGAAATGATTGCAAAGAGAATTTCTCCTGATGTTGTCACTTTCAATTCTCTAATCTATGGATTTTGTATTGTTGGTCAATTGAAAAAAGCGTCTAGTTTTTTAAATGAGATGATGTTGAAAAACATCTACCCGGATGTTTGTACTTTTGCTATATTGGTCAATGCTCTTTGTAAGGAGGGAAATGTGAAAGAAGCTAAGAATCTATTAGTTGTGATGATGAAAGAAGGTGTAATACCTGATGTTGTTGTTTACAATTCATTAATGGATGGGTATTGTCTAGTTAATGAAGTGAATAAGGCCGAACATATGTTAGGAACTATTTCTCGAATGGGAGTGGCACCTAATGTTTGGAGCTATAGTATCATGATTAATGGATTCTGTAAGATGAAAATGGTCAATAAAGCCTCGAGTCTCTTTAATGAAATGTGTTGCAAAGGAATTGCTCCTGACACGGTGACTTACAATTCTCTCATTGGCGGTTTGTGCAAATCAGGGAGAATTTCACATGCTGGGAAGCTTGTTGATGAGATGCATGATAATGGTCAACTAGCTGATATATTCACAAGGCTATTGCATTAGTCAAAAATATCAAAGACCATAGCAACCCTTCTATGTTGGTTAGAGATAAAATGGTTCTTTGTCTAACAGTGCCTTTAGATTGTTTTAAATTGAAGGGGTAATTTCGAGTTTTCGAAGGGAAAAGGATAGCGGGACATAAACCACTCTGTCTCCGCTACCCGCGATTTACCCTATAGCAGCCGATATAGTGTTTTGCACCGCTAAGGCTCCTATCCTACTATAGCGGCCAGTCCTCGCTCCGCTCCGCTATAGCGGGATATCGCCTCTATTGGACACTATTGACTACTTTTGGCATATAGTTAGGATTTTACTTAAATATGTATTGCAATGTCAATTAATCATAACTGTCTAATAACTGAAATATATCTGACTTTGATCTTATCTATTTTAAAGTCATACAAAAACTGAGCTGTATTTGGTTGAAAATTTTAATCTATTTTAAAGTCATACGAAAAATGAGATGTGATTGGTCGAAATTGTAAAACGTCTTGCGCTGATAGTGCatgaaagtttttttttgtatgacCCCTCAGTTTCTTAGAGGAAGGAGATTATGATAATTTGGAGTTTGGCCGAAAGATTGGTAAGGTCTGACCTGTTCTAGTCAGGATTCAAAAGTTTATGCTCTTACAGTTATTAGTTAgtcataattaatttaactttaataCTCAATTTCCCACGGGGATGGCGATAGTAGTAGGATCGTAAGTCTCCTAGTAACATCACATGATCACAGGATTGTGTGTTGCAAGACATTTTAATTCATGGAAATTCCCTTGTATGACCGCGCCGGAAGAGCTTGATAATCTATCTAAGTAACATCGGAATTGGTTCAAAGTATACAATGTAAATCTGGTTTGTTACTGCTGTCACATGCAGTACTTTTACTTGGAATGTTCCTAGTTATGTCTACATGATATTGCATTGAAAAGGATGTTACTCTAATAGGTTTGTTAAATTTTGGTTCCAAATATAGCTCCTTGAAGTTGTTAAATACATGCATCAAGTTATATTTTCTTGACAAGGTGTACTTTTTAGGTGTAAGCAAGTGATGGAaacatctatttatttattagtaaTAAACTTCTTATCAACTAAGCTATTGCTCTTTCTGTCAACTCTTTTATGCAATGAGTAATTATTTCACACATCTTACACATAACTTCAAAGTTATGTTATTAGACACCCCTGTTTCAGAGTATGTGATAAGGAATGCATAAACAAGGAGCAATAGAACAAAGATGTGCCTGCCAAGGGGAATTAGCAAGTCTAGTAGATATATGTTTTAAAAACTGGACCGGATCGATCGAATCGGAAACCAGCAAGGTAATCGATTTGATTCTATTGCAGTATCAGATATGTCGTTGAACCGGAAATCGGCAAGGTAACCGGTTTGATTCTATTGCAGtatcagatatgttgttgaaCCGGTGTAAACCAGTCAAAACTGGTATAAATCGCCAAACCGGAAGAATAAGCGGTTTTCATGAACCAACGATTTAAGTGcttgtttaatttttaatttaaaaattaaaacgatattgttttgattattttaatgaaaaataaaataaaaataaaaataaaaataaaaataaaaagaaaaaagaaaaataaaaataaaaagaaaagagaaaattaaaaCGATATTGTTTTGTTGTAGATGGTTTTGATATTGAAAAAGATTCtaacattgaaataatttttccttctttaaaattaaatttagtagacaatgaagttattttgttataaattattcaattagattatgttgtgattaaactttattttcaattataattttgtaattttgtactattttgtaaTGTTTGAtactatgtttaaaatttgaatttaaattataaacttgtgaatttatttatgatatgatattttcaaaaaatttaagtgctagttatattttatAGAGTCTAAATCGTCCGCTTCGACaagttttatatttaaatatttttgttatacCTACCTGTCTATTCAACTGAGTTATCCAGTTTAATctggtttagtcatgcggttcgaccaatgACTCAATGGTTCGATCAATAAATCAATGATCTAGAATCCTCGATATttggtccgatttttaaaataatattaacttttatatattgAATTAAATTTTGCTTTTGCGATATTTAGactaaataaaaactattttattaaaaaaaaacactgtTAATTTGTGAATGACTCTTATGTatgacaaattaaataaaaaatatcaaattattgttttttaaatttaggAAAAAGGTGATTGAAAAaataattgtaaattttaaaaaaaattaaaattaaaattaattgaaatgtAAAAAATGTTTAGTGGTTAGATTAAAGTAAACATTTGTAGTTTGCTTTTCATATTTTTGTTAAACTTTAGATTGTTAAGCATgctatcactacaagaaaataacAAATTAGCTACCAAATAATTGCTATAGCTGTTAATTCAAGCTAATTTTCGGCTGATTGCATGTGATTCTacttcaaaaaataattttatagctAAATTTTACAACTTCActatttttagaatttaatatgaCAACgcagaataaataaataaataactcaaACAAATTAGTGATTTGCTCTGTTGTTTCGTTTACACGAAAAAAActcgaataaaaaataaatttagatgTAATTACAAATACTATAataaattatgaaattgatttatTATTGTATCCTCATTTtagtaattaattattaatttaaatgaaaaaaaaattattattagttttttaattgtaatttttatccatttaaatcAATGCTTAACTTtagataattttaatattttcaaaaatagtttttatgattttttatttatttataaattagccTTAATTAGTTCTAGTTTTgacaaaaaattaattataaaataaatttaactagTCTTATTTAGCTTGAGATTTACCGTGGTATTATTGCGGCAAATTCGTAGCTATGTAGTTGGGAAATATAACTAGTCTGATATTTTTGCTACATTTTAGTTTTGGTTTAGctagaaatttataaatatttgttGGAATTTTGCTAGGAAATTTTAGACTAGATAATTAGCCACTCAATCCATGCTAGGGAAAATACCAAAGCTAATCCACAACTAATTTCTAGCTAACTCTGTTAGATAGAGATTAGCTACAGATTACCTGCAATTTTCGTTGTAGTTAATTGTTGATTTTCTTATAGTGTATGAgtagattaaaataaataactaaagtTATGATTAATTAGATTAAAACCCGTGTTGgaaattgatttttgtttgatttatattaaatttaaattatatttaatttttttgtaaaacagaattaaaattttatattatatatattattatgaattataatatatatacaatTAATCAACAATAAAAAGGAACATTTGGATTGAAAGCAAAAGTAGTTGTAAGTTTACAATGATATTTAGAATTTTGTTTTTACAAATTTAATAACTCTAAAAGATATTATTTGTGGCGATCTTTTATATTTTGATTCTTATGTCTGACACTCATATGTGAGAAATTAAGAATATTATTCTTTCTCTTTAGTTTATTTGTTTCTCCTAAAATTAAGAATGTAATAGTGAAGTATCCTTTGTCTTTAGTTTATTTGTTTGCCTTAAAATTAAGAATGTAATAGTGAAGTatataaatatgataaaaaagTCTTGCATATTCTATCATATTTCAACTATTAGTGGCAACTTTTAAAATTTGTGTAAAAACTAATttgatattgaagacatttgtgTTTCAACTTTTACCTTTGctatgatttaaaaaaattaaaaatatttaacaatGTATAGATTCACacgtctcttttattttttaaatttaagcgAATATTTTTGTAGGAGAAATTTTTGGGTTGttagattattttatttaaaatgggtATTGAATCAATCTcctttaaaacattttttaaaataaggatAAACTATTGTAATGAGttgtgtaacaccctaatttccTGCGCGCAATAATGTGATAAAAGTAAAGCACTAAACACATTAGGATGTAACACACATCACAATTCCCAACTTGTTATGTAACAGATTAATTTAAAGTTTAAAACATGTAACAGCTATCATCGCATGTTCATCTTTATTTAGGGTATCATCGCAGTAGAATTTATCAAACAACGTAATATGAAGCATGTATGTCATAACTCAATACTTCATTAAACTTCAAACAATTACGGTAACCAACTTCGAAAAACAacagaagaaaaaacaaaaagttaAGAGTATAACATCCAACTCTACAACATAATAGATAGAATAAAACAATGTTCGTTCCCACCCAGTGTTACAGAATCAGAGCACGTAATCTAAAACACAAAATGAAACTAAAAGAAGAATAGCCCCtcgctgtaacaccccaaatttagaatttatattgttttgatgttttgttgTGAATATTGTAAATTTTGATGTTTTGTTGTTGCAGTTAGAGGGTGTATGGCCTTAGTTGGGAGGATCGTACTCTGACTTAGagataattagaataattaattaagttaagttGGGAGGATAGTACTCTTATTAGATTATGATATTACCTTGTAAAATTATTATATcaaatacatggttttgtcatcatcataAAGGGGGAGAATGTTAGAATAATATTTGGTTCCGCACTTTATctatatgttttgatgataacaacacatgtattttatatgtaaacaattttgtttctaaCGGTTTCTTCAGTGTGTAGATTGGTCTTTCTTGTATTTTTCTATTTGAAAACTGAAAAAGATGACCGATAACAGCTAGTTCTTGGCTGGTAACGGCTAATTAGTTTGTTCCTCTGCATCCTCTCTCTGGCTCCGTTTTCTATCCTCTCTTTTAATCATAGATGTTGTTCTCCTATTTCCGGAAACCCACCTTCTTGCTTCGCCCTCTGAAACCATTCCCGTGAAGAAAAGCAACTTCGTTGTGAAGTCCTTTGCTAACGTTGTCTCCGATAACGTTTGCGACATTCTCTTAAGCCAATTCCTCTAGGCCTGTGTAAAAGGGGATATATTATCCATTACGATACCGGAGGAAGAATATAAGCTTGGAGTAGAAGCTTGTAAACACCATTATCATGGCAGAATCGTGTGGTCGAAAGGATCGACACCCCTAATATTTGTGAATTTGAAGGCAAAACTCATGGCTCTATGGACTTCTATAGGGAAATGGGGTGTCACCTCTCCAGGAAAGGGTTTTTTCGAATTCTATTTTTCTTCGCTGGAAGATGTTCAACGGGTTCGATCAGTGAGCGCTTGGAGCTTGCCTCAAGGAGTTCTCAAATTATTCCCTTGGTCAAAGGACTTCACTCCGACAACTTTGAAACAGACCTCTGCACAAGTTTGGATTAGGATCCATGGCCTATCCCAAGAATACTAGAGACCTCAAATCATCTTTGCCATTGCGAGTAGCATTGGAACTCCTATTTGCATAGATTCAGCCTCTAACAAATCTGCATTTGAAAGACCTTTCAGGCATTTTGTCTGTGTGTTTGTGGACCTGGACATGATGAAGGAATTGACTTACAAAATTTTGGTGGAAAGAATTGGATTTGCATTCTTTGTGGATGTAGAGTATGAGAAGTTTCCAGATTTCTGCAACTTCTGCTCTTGCATTGGGCACTCTGTTGACAATTGCAAAAGAAAAGAATTGCCCAAGGAGCAAGGAAAGGAATTGGAGAAAAAAGCAAACGTGGGCAAACAAGTTTACATGCCCAAAAAGGCTACTACGACCAagttttcaacaaaaaaaaggaGAAATAGAAAGGCTCTAACCTTAAGTAATACTAGGCCATGGTTTAGTCCTAACAAACTTACCTTATGAATTGTCTCTTTTGGAGTGTAAGAGGTATAGCTAATAAAGCCTCTAGGCATGTACTCAAGAAGATGATCCTCAATAACAAGCCAGACTTtgtgtttcttgctgaaccatggaTGAAGTTTGAAAACTTTCCCCATAGATGGCTAGACAGGTTAGACTTTAAACTCTTTGCTGTTAATAATAGGGATAACTTATTGCCTAATATCTGGTGCTTTTGCAAATCTAATCACGTGCCATCTATTGTTAGCACTGATGATCAACACATTGATTTCACCATTGATTTTCACAACACTACTTTAGGTTTCTCTGTAATCTATGCTTCCCCAAGCTATATTCACAGAAGAGCCCTTTGGAATTCCCTAAACAATATTCCTAACAATATCCTTTGGACCTTTGTGGGAGATTTTAATGCTATTGTGTGTGCTTTTGAGTACAAAGGCAGTCACCAGCCTGTTAAAGTCCCTATGGAGGACTTCTTTAATTTGTCTGACTTAAACAATCTGATTCACATTCCCACTCTTGGTAACTCCCTCACTTGGTGCAATGGGAGAAGAGGTAGGCATAAATCTGAAAAGAGACAAGATAGAGCTATTTGCAATCTTGCAATGATGGACTCTTGCAATTCAGTTGCTTGCCACACTCTTACTAAGGCTAAATCTGATCACTACCCCATCATGGTTTCCATAAGGCTAGATGACACTGTTTTTAGAAGTCAATTTAAATTCTTAAAAATTCGGTCCTTACATGAGGACTGTGTGTCACCTCGGTTTTTtgagaactgactcttctttttattttttgaattgagttgtgaaaatcagagagtcgccaccgatttttattttatccaattaaggaaaggtttataaaagaaacagaaaaagaccttaaagagattttgggttcgggggtaggttatacaaagggaaggtgttagcaccctttgtatccatggttatccatgggctcttaattgcttagctcattttgtttgaatcgtttgttttgcttgaaatgcttgtatgtggttttaaacatttttgtaaagaattaactttgtaatgatccttgtgcggatgtatacaaagtatttatctttcgaaagatgttttgatggtttgaaaaaaagattttttaacttcgtaatgatccttgtttggatatatacaaagtgtagtcttttgaaagtttgttttggaaaaacagtgatgtgtgaaacatttgttgtctttgatttttctcttatttgagcaagcaattaggaggtataccctaagtttgtAAGGTTCTTTCCCATTTCTTTAGAAATTTTCCCTTGACTGGATACAAACAtaaatttgaattgcatttgaaacagtaagattggttttgaaaagagtaacagagagattaccttaagaggtgcaagtgtgcgaagtgtttttttaagttttatcttgattattaatattttagctcaaaggtaaaaatatggtccaagtggacaaaaggaagatggcggaaacataaacaatgcgtccaaatggacaaagagaaaatagctgaaacataaataatatgtccaaatggacaaagagaaaatagcggaaacataaataatatgtccaaatggggaaagggaaaatagcagaaacataaataatatgtccaaatggacaaagagaaaatagcataaacataaacaatatgtccaaatggacaaagagaaaatagcataaacataaacaatatgtccaaatggacaaagagaaaatagcagaaacataaataatacgtccaaatggacaaagagaaaatagcataaacataaataatatgtccaaatggacaaagggaaaatagcataaacataaataatatgtccaaatggacaaagggaaaatagcagaaacataaataatatgtccaaatggacaaagagaaaatagcagaaacataaataatacgtccaaatggacaaagagaaaatagcataaacataaataatacgtccaaatggacaaagagaaaatagcagaaacataaataatacgtccaaatggacaaagagaaaataacataaacataaataatatgtccaaatggacaaagagaaaattgcagaaacataaataatacgtccaaatggacaaagagaaaataacataaacataaatatgatgaatgataaaataaagcataagacaagaaatataaagaacgatataataaaatgcggaaattaaagtcaattgttagtatgttagcacgcgaatcatcttgaagctagtcaagtatatccacgatgttagtgaagatcgatggtgagtgaatgatgatatcggatttaaagttaaagaaaatttatcagaagcttgatagaatcatagcgactacacgataaatttccaaaagtcttaaatcaactgcatacaatctctgccatatttgatcttttattccgatccgggacaaagaaaaagataaaaaataaaatcaaataatatacaaaaataaatataaaaacaaattaaacctaattcattttttttgtgattttttggaattgattttaagttaattgacaagctaattaaacaaataattatacaaataattaaacttaacaagaaaaatattcttttttatgtcaaaaattagattataaaaatataaatctaaatctaaaagaaaaatatttttggagttttttgattggttgaaaataattaaaaaaagcaatatttatataattactaattaattaagaaaaataaataaattataaataaaaataaaatatttttatgctaaaaaataaaataatattttataaacttaaaactaaaattaaaatgtactttttttgagaaattgaaaatatgtataaatatggagtttttaattcatgaactcctaacactactacatattacaaactacattgtacttactctataatatcccaagagtggaatagagtggtTGGAATTGATGggaagtggctatttgaatgagccttgattttacaagtttcttgaatttttttggtTATGGAGGATATACTTAAGCTATGGCTTTTTGTTCTTGTTATTGTCTTCTCTTGTGGTTCCTCTCTTTTTGGCcccccttgaatgaagaaaatgaagctctatttataagcaaaagatttgatatggaagccttgcaagtggaatttgtcatgattaattttgtggaaaaagaatggaatattctttcaatgagtgcatttctttaaccatggttaaaacactcaagtgttaTTCTCTCCAATCTTGAAATTTgatctttaagcatcttgaatggtcattgcttgcatcacatgagcatcttggataatatttttgaattatctcactttaattaaactttaaatgaataaaattcaattaaaaatgaaataaaaatatcatgaatcatggataggtctTGAAtgcctttaaacatatgagaaacaagattgaatcacaaaagaattggcctttttgaaaaagaatcaaattttggtcattacttgtttcatgcattcttCCAAAAAACGTCAATTTcgtcaaggcatatctccctcaattttgatcatatgaaggtgttcttgtactttttggaaagcccaagatgtactctgcaagccactttggaagctttttttgcatttggagaagttatcttgatgatatgggctttgacaaaaaactgcttttcgttgactttcaaaatgacctgtaatgttttggcttatatctcttacgCGAAAGCATTTCTTGAacttggacccaacatcaaagttgtagagagttgaatttccttgagaatgagcttttgttggaattttttggatgaacgaggagagagttatggccggtcaaagttcagttgactttttaggagaaaaccctaattttaaaacttggagttttgtcgatttctgaacttttcttgatgaattatgatcaacctttgatcaaatgctGAATCTTTTgtcaaaatatggatgttgacaaaaaattgcatttttgactgtctgttgactttttggtcaaactggtcgtatgttgactgtttgagctgttgaccgtgcgtccgagcgaattgaagtttgaaaatttgtctgatggtactttgagacatatggaaatctatgaaatccatttgaggtctcaaaaactcgttctcctgaagaaaaaaaacaaaaaccctagttagggactgtttgtgtaggagatagttaggcgtacctgatttttgcgcagtgttgagtctctgctgatcatgtgattatcagaagacttctagaacaaaaatcttgaaaatttgaagtgcgaaagattgatttgactgatggtacaaacacggagaattgcgctgtcagcgggtttgactggtaactggtTGTTCGGGTATTaatgtaacagttaaagtgaaaacttaacagttaaagttttttttgtttttgttgtgttaatggtgaaaaattatttacacgatttgttagaaaaacaaaaacataataaataaaaatatataccgtacgcgaatgaaattactgataataatcttgagaaggatttaatgcacagaaaaataaatatttaactagcaataaacacgcaTAATATTATCTCAATAATTAACGACGGTATAACagataatacaatatttaatactgacagtacataacaaaacaaaaaaaaagaatataaagaACAGTacaacaaatataatgaacggtacattatttgaaagcgacagatacgacaaactttaagtatgacgattaaagatccatgctataaacaacagtatatagatgtacgggagtgtaaacatcccatgtccgcatttttcaggactatgcagacagaaaaaggacatgatcaccacaaaaatagtgatgaccacaagaagcaacgtatccacccacttagccattttttgccggggaagaagagaaagtgattaggagatagtatgatagaaatttgggagatgagtgaaatttgatgtgagaatttatgaaaaaaatgaggggtatctatagagtgaaaagagagagagagagagagagagagagagagagagagagagagagagagagagagagagagagagagagagagagagagagagacgttggggaatggagTGACACTGTAAAAAAGGAAAGTTTAAATGATAGTAGGATTTggaaaaaagtatggtaggttttgaaaagaaagggggatagaataaagttaggatttgatttgaaagaaagagatttgaaaagaaagaaagatatttgaaaagaaagaaagagattttgaaaaataacatagtataaaataaaaattagtgggaaataaaaccaataataatttagttgttaccagtataatc encodes:
- the LOC131595627 gene encoding pentatricopeptide repeat-containing protein At1g12620-like; protein product: MGETRAGMQMLGKIEGKLVRLDEVMYNTVIDSLCKDKCVNDAYELYFEMIAKRISPDVVTFNSLIYGFCIVGQLKKASSFLNEMMLKNIYPDVCTFAILVNALCKEGNVKEAKNLLVVMMKEGVIPDVVVYNSLMDGYCLVNEVNKAEHMLGTISRMGVAPNVWSYSIMINGFCKMKMVNKASSLFNEMCCKGIAPDTVTYNSLIGGLCKSGRISHAGKLVDEMHDNGQLADIFTRLLH